The genomic stretch AATAAGAAAGTGGAAGCGTCACGCCTGTATGTTTCCTTGTGGAATCATATGTGGAAAGAAAAATGATGCAATCGTGATGGGGCGCATCCTCAACATGAGCAGATATGGATTTCTCATAGAGACGGATTGTTCATTCAATGTTGGTGAGACATTGTCAATCATAGCAAGTCCAGGAAGAGAAGTGGATGGATATGATTTAAGCGATAGCTATCAGGGTCTCGTTCGGTGGGGGCAGCCAGATGAATCTTCGCTCATGGGCATGTATTCTGTGGGGATTGAGCTCGCTGTTCCCATTGAATCTCCAGAAGTCGAGATGCATAATTAACGACGATACTGCAAAAAGTCGCGAACGAAATTGGATGGCATTCCAGCGAAGGCGGGAATACATTCTTGGGTGAGCAAAGACTTTTTGCAGTGGCATCATTAAAGTAAATATTTCATTTGCATTCTTAGCTAATATATTTTTATCCAAGATTGATTTTTACTCATATTATATACTGATATATCATTAAAGATTACGTCGAGTTAGAAATGCACCAAGGCACCTGTAGCTTTCATCGTGGCTGTTGTATGGCTGCATGCGGATCAGGCTGTTTCAGTTGGCCGCGCGTCCAAGGGGGAGAGTTGGCTGATGGAGATATTGCTGGCGATTGCCGCAATTCTTGTTTGTCAGGGCATGCAGGCTTTGGACGATTTCCTGAGTCGAGTGGGCGTTGTTTCCCTGGCTCACGGGATGCTGCTCGGCTTTGGCCAGATATTTGTGGCCAAAAGGATTGTTGAATGGGGCGGATCGAGCCTTGGCTGGATGGTCGTTGCGTTTGTCTGCATCACGAGCGTGGCCGTTTCCCTGTACAAGATCCACCGCTTTGGCACTCGTTGGGTCTTTGCCTTTAATTTCGGGGTGGTCATCGGCCTTCTCTATGGCGGAATCTCATTGACATGATGGTTGCGGCGTTGGTGCTGGATTCATGTTTTTGGCGACCACTTTTTGCGGCGAGCTTTGTGCCGTTTCAATAAGTCTCTCGACTTTCGGGGTTGTTAGTAAAGTCGCTGAAACAGAAATCTATCGAGAATAATTGAATATTTTGATTGAGGGGATCCTCCTTATGTAGTAGTTCTTTTGTTTTCACACAACAGGACACAAAAAAAGGGATCCCCGCATGCAAACTGCAAATAATGCCATAGATCTGCAACTCATTAAAACCGAGTGTGAGAGCAGAATCGATTCGTTTTTTCAGTCAGTTCAGAATTGCAACCATAGCGCGAAATTCAAGTATCAAGAAAGCAAGAGGATATCCGCTTTGACTATTCTTCTGAATATCTTTGTTCTTCCGTTCATCCATACGACCGGGCGATTCCTCAAAGGCTTCAAGTTGCTCACGCTGGCCTGGTCCGATGGATCAGCCCTTTTACCTCTGGACTTTGCGCTGCGCTCTTCCGCGAACAAAAAGCAACGATACCAGGAAGTTTCCAAAGACCTTGATAAAAGATCATGCGGTGCGCGGCGGCGTCAGGAGACTGTGACCAAATCGACAGAACTGGTTGAACCCATGATTGTGCGTGCACTGAAGGTCGGCATCAAGGCCAAGTTCCTGCTCATGAACAGTTGGTTCGCCATGCCCACCCTGATCTCCGATGTGTGCAAGCACATCCCCGTCATCTGCATGGTCAAGCGCACTTCCAAGATCCACTACATCTTCGAAGGACAGAAGATGGACGTGACGCAGATTTACAGCCAGATCCGCAAACGCCGAGGCAGGGCCAAGATCCTTGCCAACGCCCATGTTGGGTTCAAGGATGGCCTCGAGGCCAAACTCGTCTTCGTACGCAACAAGCACAAGAGAGACTGGCTTGCCTTGCTTACCACGAACGTCACCCTTGCCGATGAAGACGTAGTCCGCATTTACGGCAAGCGATGGGACATCGAGGTATTCTTCCGCACGGCAAAGCAGCACCTGGAACTGGAGAAAGGCTGCCAAAGCCGGGATTTCGATGCCCTCATCGCCCACACTACCATCGTAATGACCAGATACATCTTCCTGAGCATCGAGAAACGCAGGACGGAAGATCCAAGAACCCTTGGCCTGCTGTTCCGCCGTTGTTGCGAAGAGGCCGAGGACTGCACTTTAGTCAAAGCTCTGTCCCATATTCTAGGCATCACCCTGGAAAACCTGAAGAAACTTGGCGAAGCTCAGAATCAGGCTGAACGCATACTGCTTGATGCTTTCCGAGACGGAATGCGTAGTTTGGGGCGCAATTTCGATTATATTTTCAATGCACAAAGGTTGTTAGCTGCTAATGGCTAACCCCGAAGTCGAGATCAAAAAAATTGTTCAAATACGTTGTGACGTGTGTATACAAAAGAAAGACAGGATTTAATTAACTTTTTTTTCATATATTTTGAATAGTTGTCAGTATGATGTGTGCACGCCGGAGCCATAACGCTCCCTGAAATCAAAGCAACAAAAGGAGGAATCCATGGCGCTTAATCCTGTACGATGGTTCGAGATATATGTTCAAGACATGAATCGAGCCAAAAAATTTTATGAGGCTGTCTTTGAAGTCAAGCTTGAAAGACTCAATACTGGAGAACCTGAATATTACAGCTTTCCGATGCATATGAATGAGGAAGGTTCGTCTGGCGCATTGGTCAAAATGGACGATGGCAAGTCCGGAGGAAACAGTATAATTATATATTTTGCTTGTGAAGATTGCTCAGTGGAAGAAAGTCGTGTTGAAAAAAATGGAGGAAAGGTTAAAGAATCAAAAATGTCCATCGGAGAATATGGGCATATTTCCTTGGTATACGATACGGAAGGAAATTTAATTGGCTTGCATTCAATGCAATAGTCAATCATCACATGATCAATGCATGGTTGTGGCTCACAATTCACCGGTCACAACCATGACATGACGTTTCATCACGATTCAAGCCCAGTCCATCGGAACGCATTGACTTCAATGCTCTTACAGACCTTTTTGAGAAGTCGTATTGCCCGCCCGTGGACATTGATTGGAGTTATATAATGAACACCATGCAAAAAATTGCGCCCTGCTTGTGGTTTGATCATCAAGCGCAAGAGGCTGCTGAATTTTACACATCCATTTTCAAAAATTCAAAAATCATGAGCGTGACCCGATACGGTGAAGCGGGACATGAGATCCACGGCAGAGCGGCGGGATCTGTCATGACCGTGGAGTTTGAACTCAGCGGCCAACATTTTACCGCGCTCAATGGTGGCCCGATGTTCCGATTCAACGAGGCCATTTCGTTTCAGATCAAGTGCGAGACGCAGGAGGAAGTGGATTATTTTTGGGAAAAGCTGACCGCGAACGGTGACGATACTGCGCAACAATGCGGCTGGCTCAAGGATCAGTACGGAGTTTCGTGGCAGGTTGTGCCCATTGTCATGTTTGAAATGCTGGGTGACGGCACTTCTGAAAAATCCCAAAGAGCCATGGAGGCTATGCTTCAGATGAAGAAGCTCGAGATTGACACGCTCAAGCGAGCTTATGATGGAGTTTTTTGACGGACACGATCGGATTGGACCAGGGGGCATGAACAATGCGTAGGTCAGGATTGATTTCCGCGAACACGTCATGACGAGCGGATTTTCTGCGTAAGGGAAATCCGACTTGAACGCTCCGCGCTCTTCTACACACGACCATCGTGATGACCAGATACATCTTCCTGAGCATCGAGAAACGCAGGACTGACGACCCAAGAACCCTTGGCCTGCTATTCCATCATTGTTGCGAAGAGGCCGAGGACTGCACTCTCGTCAAGGCGCTGTGCCAAATCCTAGGCATTACCCTGGAAAACCTGAAGAAACTTGGCGACAACCAGAGCCAGGCTGAACGCATACTGCTTGAGGGTTTTCAAGAAGGAATGCGTAGTTTGGGGCACGATTTCGACTATATTTTCAATGAACAAAGGTTGTTAGCTGTTAATGGCTAACCCCGAAAGTCGAGTAAGTCTCTCATGGATAGCCGGCCAATCAGACCGGTTCCGTTTCCTCGCGATTTACCAAAACCACCATTTTTCCGTGTTCAGTACAAAAGCGGCCAGTGCCAGGTTGGTCACTGCGTGGGCCAGGACGCATTGCGCCAGGCTCCTGGTTCTGTAGAGCAGCCAGGAATAGGCCATGCCGGCCATGATTCCGGCGAGGATGAAATGGTGGGCCAAGCCGAAGAGCACTGCGCTGGCCAGAAACGAAATCCAGGTGAACGTGCCGAGCGGAACCTTGGCGAATTCGGGGTTGATGACGTAGCGCAAGATGAAGGATCGCCAGAAGATTTCCTCCATGATCGGGACGATGAGCACGGCGCTGCCGATGCGGATGCCGGTCATGGCCAGGCGCAGGTTCGGGTTCGAAAAGACGCCGGGATTGAAGCCCGGAGGTTCGCTCAGCGCTCCGAAGGTCCAGTCCATGTTGATCCATAACACAAAGACCGCAAGGCCCAGCGCGATGCTCCCCAAAGTCTGGCCGCGTCTCTTCAGATCGGCCCAGCACAGTTCCGTGTAGGCCCGTCGACACAGGAAGAGCGCGATGACGGCGACCAGAGGCCTGAGCGGGTAAAGCAGGGCGAAGGTCGATTCCTGGATGCTGATCCAGGCTTTGCCGTCCATGAAACGCAATCCTTCCTCAAGGCCGATGATGACCATGAAAAGGGCAAAAGGCACTATGCGCGGCCAAGCTTTGTCGTTCATTGGTTGGCTGTTAAGCTAAATGTGTGCCTGTATGCAACGTTCCGTTGTGAGTTGAAAACGATTTTGCTGCTGTTTGTCGAATCTGATGGTTGTATTGCAGCGTTTCATTGGGGCAAACGTTGGTCGAAAGCTGGAAAGTAAAACAACTCGTTGTCGGATTATCTTACATTGTTTGGCGTGTGTTTACAATAAGATGAATGATTAAAGGGTAGTGCATATTGGCATTTTTCCTGCTTGAAGAGATTTATAGCCAAGGGGCGTCACAGAGAAAAACAACCGGAGGGACTGATTATGAAATCGCTTGTCAAGGGCAGTCTTTGCACAACAGTGCTGATGTTTTTATTGGCTTCGCCGTCATGGGCAAGTGTTTGGTTGCCGGAACCTGTCTTTCCCAATGCGATCCCGTACGACGAATATTATTCCTACTCAACAAGCATATTGAAGCAACTTTATCCTGGCTATTCGATCTATCCATCAAATCAAGGTTCGCTTAAAGATGAACTCAAAATCTGGTGGGGTGACAGTGAGAGTGCTGAAAAGGCTGCTGGAGATAATGTAAACATCAGGGGTGGATATAGTTTTCCTGATCCTTTGGCATTTCCAAATGATGGTTCGACTACGGAATTTAACACTGATTTGAATATTAGTTGGGTCGTTTCCGTGGATTTGTTGTATAATTTTCTTCAAAGCGAATTCGAGGGATCAAATATACCTGTTTTCGCATTCGATATTAATCAGATAGGAAACCAGCCAAACATGCTTGGCAACGGATACGTTGCGATCACCGATGAATTTGGAACTATTTTTCCTTATGCGCCTGACGCATTCGGGCTTGCAGAATGGGCCTTCGACGGTCTCAACAATGGTGAGTTTGATGAAGAGGCTCTTGTTGAAGTTCCGAACACGAAGACTGTGGAATTCATGGGTACGGAATACTCGTTCGATACAACCGGAACAAACAATGTGGACTTTCTCGTATATGCCCCAACGATGGACCTGTCCCAGTTTATTGGTCAGGGCCTATTCTTCACGGCTACATTCCAGTATCAGCTTTTGAGCGATGGTTTTGAGGATTTCTTCATCCTGGGTTATAGAAGCGACAATCCTCCTCCGCCTCCAGTCCCTGAACCGGCCACCGTGGCCCTGCTCGGATTCGGCATGGTCGCCCTGGCGTTCGCGGGCGGCAAGCTGCGCAAATAGAATATACCGTCCTTGACGCGAAAGAGACTCGGAGTATCGAAGAGATGCTCCGAGTTTTTTTATGTATCCATTTGATAATCAACAAGAATATTCGCTTGGTCTTGAAGTGGGAGCCTTTTTTTCGGGCGTAATCAACGTTCAGGGTAACTTTGGAGTTAGGGGAATTGCTCGTGTGTAAATTTAAACTGGAAGAATGTCGGAGCAGTTTACATTTTTTTGAGTTCCAATTGATATATTTTTATACAAATATCTGAAATAATGTCTCAAAATATTGGCATGGACCATGCTAATAACCTGTCACCACAAGACAGTTATTTTAACATTGGGAGGATTACCATGAGGAAGAATCTACTTGTAACATGTCTTTTAGCTGTGGCGTTTTTTTTCACGGCGACATTGGCCTCTGCTGCCTTGGTGACTCAGTGGGCGTATACCAATGACGCTATTTTTGTTGATTGGCTTAACGATGAGGCCAACCAGGACGAAATGGGTGTGAGTGCTGATTTGAGGACCCTGTACTGGGGCGTGCCATCCACCGTCCCCGGGAGTAATCCAGGTCAATTTCAGAGCTCACTTGAGCTTATCGCTCCTGTATCCGGTATCGACCTGATGACCGGAATTCCTTTGGAGACTTATGGACCGTCTGTAGATGTTGTTTCAATTGTACATCATAACTACATTCTTAGTTCAGACTACCCAACTCTTGCATATGGAAAGGTCGCGGCCAGCATTCAGTTTACGCCTTTCATACCTGCCGGACCCGTACAGCCTGTGGACACAGCATTTTTGGAGTTTCTGTTCTTTGAAACTCCGAACAATGATGTAACGCCAATGGATATTTTTATCCTCACCGACCCAGGCCTGACACAAGGCTCTTTTATCTATGAAGAATATAAGTATACTTTCGAGTTCAACAGTGAGGGTTTTGGCCTGCTGGAAGGCGCTTACCATGATTACGTAGCAGCCATATATGGAGAAGGAGAATATTTTGGATGGCTCGCAACTGAAGACGGCCAAAATTCGGCTCAGTTCAACCTGCGTATAATGGCCTCGCCTGTTCCGGAACCTGCCACCATGCTTCTTCTGGGCGCTGGCCTGCTTGGCCTTGGCATCGCGGTACGCCGCAACAAGAAGAACTGATCAATCGTCATAACAGTATGAAGGCCGGGGAGCAGATGCTTCCCGGCCTTTTTGTATGCCATGAGATCGTCCCTGCCTGGACGCAACGGCCGGTCATTCGATCACAAAGTCTTCCGCCTCCCGCCGAAGGGTGCGGTGCCGGATTCCCGGGCCGTAGCCTGTGCGAAAGAGCATGACCGGACCCTGATTTTCAAAGTCCACGTTTCCGAACAGATCCTTCAAATCCTGCCAGACCCGCTCCAGTGATTTTTGGTGCCTTTCGGAAAAACTTGTCGGCCCTTCCCAGATCCAGCGCAGCCGGAAGAGGGTGAGTGCGGTCATGGGCTGCATCTGTAGGCCATGGTGCTCCAATGCCAGCCAGATGCGTTGCAGGGCCTGACCGCCGCGCAGAAAGTCTCCTGGTTCCAATCCATCGACCACGACCATTCCGGCAGCCCCGCTGGCCAGGATGCCCTGGGCCGAGTGCAGGGCCACCAACCGACCCAGTCCCAGGGCGTTGGCGACGCGCATTGCGGGCCACGGTTTGGTCAGGCGCAGGAATGCCTCTCCGGGCAATCCGGCCTCCAGGTTCTTGAGGGGCAGGCCATCGCGGCGTTGCCGTGCTTCCTGGTCGTTGAAACGGATCATGGAGGTGAAATGCTCGTGCAGGCCCTGGTGCTCGGTGCGGATTCTGTCGGCCAGGTAGATCACCTTGGCGAGTTTCCTGAGCTGAGCGCGACCGGTGAGCAGATGCAATCCGGCTTCGGGAATGTCCGCGATGCGGGCCTTGAGATCTGCCTGCACCCAGTCCGGCAGGGGGCGCTTGTCGTAGGGACGTCGGTTGGTGCAGCGCGTCCAGATGTGCCGGGCCAGCGGTTCCGGTGCCTGATCGCCCGGCTGTATGCGCGCTGTGCCCATCAGGTTTTCCTGCGCGGCATCAGGCAGGATCTGCGTGCTTGCATAGAGGCCCATGCTTGCGGCGGCGATGCGGATATTCTCCAGTGCCGCTCCGCAGGCGATGATGGAGGCGATCTGGCGGACGTTGAAAAACGACATGTCGGTTTCCGGATTGAGGAAAACGTGGATGTCATTGCCCGTCAGGCGAAATCTCCAGGGCTGGGCATTGTCCCCGGAGGGAGCTTGAATTGCGGCCTGCAGCAGATAGGTGCCGACATCCTGGGGCAGGGAGTCAAAATGTGAGACGCTGACCACGGGTTGGTCCGGAATGCGCACCCGGCCCGTGTCAGTGGCCTTGATCAGTACGTTTTGCACGTACCAGAGTTTGGCGCGCTGGCTGAAGGTGCGGTTGCCCCGGCTCAGGCGCCCTTTACGGAGCACCTGCCGGAAGGGGTCGAACTGCAGGAAGCAGGGCGCGGGCTTGAGTCCCGGCTTGCCAAGAATGATGCGCACGGCCTCGGTGGCGGCAAGGGACGAGCACAACTGGCAGGCGATGTTCAGGGACGGGCCTTTGCCACCCTTGAGATCCACCCTGGACAGGTCCATGTATCCGATATGTGTGGGCCTTGGGGCCAGCCCCATGGCGAAACGCAGATATTTCTGTTCCTCCGGCAGTTCCCCGCCCACATCGAAATAGTCGTCAAAGCCCATGCCGTGCGGGGTGAAGACCAGGAGGGCCGAGCTGTATCCCAGCGGCCCGGCCGTGATCACGGGCACGCCCATGGAGCGGGCCATGTTGAACAGGCTGCGGCGGATTTCGAACTGAAAGAAGTCCAGTCCGTCCAGGACCACGTCCACGCCTGTTAGAAAGGCTTCCATGTTGTCTGCGGTCAGTCCCGAGGGATAGGGCGTGATGTCCAGGAACGGATTGATGCCGTGCGCCTCGTCGATCATGACCTCAAGTTTGGGGCGGCCGAAGGATGGCACCCTGGCCCCGTACTGGCGGTTCACGTTGACCGGTTCGTACTGGTCGAAGTCGGCCAGGTTGAAACGGCCGATTCCGGTGCGCACCAGATTGATCAAATGCACTCCGCCCACGCCGCCCATGCCCGGAATGGCGACCCTGGCCTCGGCCAGTCGCTCCTGCTCGCCCGGTGAAAACAGCCCGATGTTGCGGGAAAAGGCTTCCTCGCGATAGGCTTCCTCGCTGGAAATTCCGAGGGCCTGCAAGGTTGCCAGGTGTTCATCTCGTTTCATGCTTGATCCTCTTTTTCCTTAAGGAGATGCCCCCTGGCCCCGGGGCGTCTCCGGCGTGTTTGCTGCCCGGCTTGTTCCTGCCGTGTCATTCGCTCTTGCCGTCAAAGGAAAGCATGGCCGCCGGCAGAACGATCAGGTCGCCTACCACGGCCGTGATCATGATCACGGCGCTCAGACCCCCGAAGCTCATGGTGGGCACGAAGCTGCTGAAGAGAAGCACGCCGAAGCCGATGACCAGGATCAGCGATGAAGCGCAGATGGCCGTACCTTTTTCCAGGATGGCTCGTTGCAGAGCCTCCCGCATGGGCAGGCTCTCGGCGCGCTTTCGGTTGTACTCGGTCAGGAAATGGATGGTGTCGTCCACGGCGATGCCTAGGGCGACCACGGAGATCAGGGCCGTGGAGGTGTTCAGGGGGATGCCGAGCAGACCCATGATCCCGAAGTTGATGATGATCGGAAACGCGTTCGGGATCAGGCTTAGGGCCCCTGCGACAAACGAGCGCAGGGCCAGGAACATGATGAACGTGATCACGGTGGCGGCCAGGGCCAGACTTTCCACCTGTCCCCGGACCAGGGCGTCGATGGTGTTCACGTCCTGTACGGCCCGGCCGGTGACCCGGATTTGCAAGCCGTCGTGTTCGTGTTGGTCGATGAAGGCGCGCAGGGCGTGTATGAGTTCGGCCTGGCCCGCGGAGCTGTGCTCGGAGATGCGGATCAGGATGCGGGCCTGATCGTATTCCGAGGTGATGAATTCATCCATGTCGTCGGAGTCGTAGAGCAGCAGGTACTGGGACACCAGTTCCCGGCTTTCAGGGATGACGTAGAAATCCGGATCCTCGTTGTGAAAGGACATGTTCATGTCCTTCAGGAAGTCCACGAAGGACATGGTGCGGTCGACACCCGGCAGCGTCAGGGCGAAGGTTTGCAGCCTGTCGATCACGGCCAGCTTGGCCGGGTCGCGCAAGGCGTCCCGCTCGCCGGCCTTGACGGAAATGTCCACCGTGCCGACCCCGCTCAGCCGGGGTTCGATGTAGGAAAGCTCCTGGCGCAGGGGACTTGAAGGCTTGAAGTACTCCAGCAGATTGGTCTCGACCCGGATCGTCGAGGCTGCCCACAAAGCGCCCAGGATCAGGATCGTGATGAAGATGGTTATGGGACGGGCGTGGGTCTGCACCACCGTGGAGAGGCGGCCCAGAAAGGCGCCCATGCCGATGTCCTTGCGCTGGTGGGTGTATATGGTGTCCGGCCTGCACATGAGCATGAGCGGGGGCAACAGCATGAAGGAAAACAGGAATTCGAAAATCATGCCCAGCGAAGCCACGTAACCGAATTCCTTGATCGGAGGGATGTCGCTTACGGCCAGGGAGGCGAAACCCACGGCCGTGGTCAGGCTGGTCAGAAAGCAGGGGGTTATGACCCGGTGCAGAATGTGTTCCATGGCTTTGGCGGGAGATCGGACCTGACCCAGCAGCTTTTTGTCCAAATGGGCGAAGATGTGCACCGAATCTGCCAATGCAAGAGCCATGACGAGCGGCGGGACGATGGTGGTCACGTTGTTCAGCGTAATGCCGAGCAGGGGGAAGCATCCCATGGTCGTCCCCGTGCATACGGAGATGTTGGCCAGGGCCAGCAGGGTCAGGCGCACGTTGCGGAAAAAGAGCCAGATGGTCAGGGTGATGAATAGGTAGGTCACCGGGATGAACACGGCCACATCCGACTTCATGTACTGGCTGAGGCTGAAGTTGGTCATGGTCCAGCCGGCCAGATGAAACCGGCCGGCAAGCTCTTCATGTTTGGCGAGCACTGTTTCGGTCTGTTTGATGAGCCTCTTGCGAAAGCTTCCGTCCCCGGCCTCGTGCGCCGTGGGAAAGACCACCAAAGCCGTGGTTTCCCCGTCGGCAGAAACGAGGTTGCCGACATAGAGCGGGTTGCCCAGCGCCTGTTCCCGCAGGGCGGCCATTCCCGGAGCGTCTTCGGGGATGCGCTCCAGAAATGGGCGAACTTCGAAATATTCCTCTTCGCCGTGGATGTAGTCCACATTGGCCAGGCTTTGCACCTCCCGGACTTCGGGGATGGTTTCGAGTTCCTGCGTGAGGGCCGCGATCATGCGTAAGACGGGGGACGTGAACAGCTCGGGACTTGAAAAGGCGATCACGAAGAATTCGTCTTCTCCGAAGGTGTCCTTGATGCTTTGGTAAAAGGCGACGTCCGGATCGCCCTCAACGGTGAAATAATCCACATTGTCTACGGTCTGGATGCGTGGGAGCTGGATCAGGAACGGGGCGGCCAGGCACAGGGACAACACGAGGCAGAGTATGGGGAATCGGGTGACCAGGCTGGCTATGTGCTTCATGGATGATCCGTGCGCATGCTGGATGCGGGAATGCTTTTGAGGAATGGATAGAGCCGCGTCAGATGCTCCATTTGGGGCACGGACAGATTTGCGATGATTTCCTGCCGGGTGTTGAAAAAGAACCGTGCGTCCTCTTCGCTCATGGGAGGCCTTTTGTCATAGAACGTCCACCCGTTGTTCAATTCCACCAAGGTGCTTTTCATTTTGTAGAAGAACTCATGGATATTGTCATCCACGTCAAAGTCCTTGTATTTTTCCGATGCCTTGTCTTCAATATGTTCCATGTTGATGCGCAAGGCGACTGCCGGAGCGCCAACTCCCGGGTAAAAACGCTCTTCTCCGAAATCTTCAAACAGGAACATTGTCTTGTAAAAATTGACATGCTTCGGGTTGACCATGATGCATATGTCGTCAATGTTGTTCATCATTGAGTATTCAAACATCGTCTTTGACAGGAAGACCATGAGATTGCACCAGCGTGTCTCCCTGGGCGTTGCCAAGGCCGAGAGCTCGGTGATCTTTCTGCCCTGGGAACGCAGCGCATCAAGTTCAGGCCGATACAGGGCGTCCATGGGCAGGCCGAAGAGCTCGCTGTCGAAGATCTGGGTCAATGTGGATATTACAGTGACATAGGTTCTGAAAATGAAGGCGCACGTCGTCGGCAGGAGATTGTAGACGCTAAGGTGCATGCCCGAGGGATGTGGCTGCTTGATGTATCCCGAGGCGAGGTACTCTCTGTAGACGAGGGCGAAGGACTGAGACCACTCGTCGCGGGTTTCCGCGATCTTGATGTTCGGTCGGTCAATTTCATCGAGTTTGGCTCTCAGCATGGCGGAGCGACGGAGTCTGACGGATCTTCGGCGATCCTGACGCGTGTTTTCGGAGAGATCGGTCATGGGTTCTCCATGTTCGCGAGCACGAAAGAAAAGAGAAAAAGCCGACGCGGTTCGCGTCATGGCCCTGGCTGCGAAAAAGCGGCTCGTCTGGTGTTATGGTCCTCCTGTCGGCGTCTCTTGAAGAGACGTAAATGTTCGTTGCATATGCCATGCCTGAACCCGTCTTGAGAGATTCAGATCCGCAGGCCCGGGTATGAGTTTCGGAGCAGGATTTTGCATTCCAGGGACAGATCCCGCAGGTCGATGGTGTCGGACAGGATGTGATTGAGCAGACTGGTATCCAGGGGGTTCGGGCGGGACCGGGGCAGGCTTCGGCCTTCGAGAATGTCGGTGATCCGGCCGCAGAGCGCGATGCGTTGGGACAGATAATGGGCATCGATTGCGTTTCGGTACGAGGTCATGAGCCCCTTGCTGTCG from Desulfomicrobium apsheronum encodes the following:
- a CDS encoding efflux RND transporter permease subunit — translated: MKHIASLVTRFPILCLVLSLCLAAPFLIQLPRIQTVDNVDYFTVEGDPDVAFYQSIKDTFGEDEFFVIAFSSPELFTSPVLRMIAALTQELETIPEVREVQSLANVDYIHGEEEYFEVRPFLERIPEDAPGMAALREQALGNPLYVGNLVSADGETTALVVFPTAHEAGDGSFRKRLIKQTETVLAKHEELAGRFHLAGWTMTNFSLSQYMKSDVAVFIPVTYLFITLTIWLFFRNVRLTLLALANISVCTGTTMGCFPLLGITLNNVTTIVPPLVMALALADSVHIFAHLDKKLLGQVRSPAKAMEHILHRVITPCFLTSLTTAVGFASLAVSDIPPIKEFGYVASLGMIFEFLFSFMLLPPLMLMCRPDTIYTHQRKDIGMGAFLGRLSTVVQTHARPITIFITILILGALWAASTIRVETNLLEYFKPSSPLRQELSYIEPRLSGVGTVDISVKAGERDALRDPAKLAVIDRLQTFALTLPGVDRTMSFVDFLKDMNMSFHNEDPDFYVIPESRELVSQYLLLYDSDDMDEFITSEYDQARILIRISEHSSAGQAELIHALRAFIDQHEHDGLQIRVTGRAVQDVNTIDALVRGQVESLALAATVITFIMFLALRSFVAGALSLIPNAFPIIINFGIMGLLGIPLNTSTALISVVALGIAVDDTIHFLTEYNRKRAESLPMREALQRAILEKGTAICASSLILVIGFGVLLFSSFVPTMSFGGLSAVIMITAVVGDLIVLPAAMLSFDGKSE
- a CDS encoding N-acyl amino acid synthase FeeM domain-containing protein; the encoded protein is MTDLSENTRQDRRRSVRLRRSAMLRAKLDEIDRPNIKIAETRDEWSQSFALVYREYLASGYIKQPHPSGMHLSVYNLLPTTCAFIFRTYVTVISTLTQIFDSELFGLPMDALYRPELDALRSQGRKITELSALATPRETRWCNLMVFLSKTMFEYSMMNNIDDICIMVNPKHVNFYKTMFLFEDFGEERFYPGVGAPAVALRINMEHIEDKASEKYKDFDVDDNIHEFFYKMKSTLVELNNGWTFYDKRPPMSEEDARFFFNTRQEIIANLSVPQMEHLTRLYPFLKSIPASSMRTDHP